One segment of Rhipicephalus sanguineus isolate Rsan-2018 chromosome 6, BIME_Rsan_1.4, whole genome shotgun sequence DNA contains the following:
- the LOC125758998 gene encoding uncharacterized protein LOC125758998 has product MFTQCARRDVLSHWWYYDHSKCVPWSFPSGGCPANGSMVFATAKECEQRCRDPHNGPRCKRPGFVACGHHHLKYPYFAHLSSVDGRMRCYRSSLATLRRHQCLVGENRFPNFGTCAVTCRQKRPPY; this is encoded by the exons ATGTTCACGCAGTGCGCAAG GCGAGATGTCCTGTCCCACTGGTGGTACTACGACCACAGCAAGTGCGTGCCCTGGTCCTTTCCTTCTGGTGGCTGCCCGGCCAACGGAAGCATGGTATTCGCAACGGCCAAGGAGTGCGAGCAGCGTTGCCGAGATCCACACAATGGACCACGCTGCAAAAGACCTGGGTTTGTGGCCTGCGGTCACCACCACCTCAAGTACCCGTACTTCGCCCACTTATCGTCTGTAGATGGCCGCATGCGGTGTTACCGCTCTTCGTTGGCCACACTGCGGCGACACCAGTGCCTTGTGGGCGAAAATCGGTTCCCTAACTTTGGAACCTGCGCAGTCACCTGCCGGCAGAAGCGGCCACCTTACTAG